A window of Lagopus muta isolate bLagMut1 chromosome 14, bLagMut1 primary, whole genome shotgun sequence contains these coding sequences:
- the CCNJL gene encoding cyclin-J-like protein isoform X2, giving the protein MRRYFIDLLTVLSNRCSLCPTARHLAIYLLDLFMDRYDISVKQLYVTSFACLLLASKFEEKEDKVPKLEHLNNLAYMCNVNVVLSKKDLLQMEMLLLENFNWNLCIPTAAHYIDYYLYASLGENDLHNGWPITSLTKVKAFMEKYAYYFLDFSVQDHSFLHFRPSLIAAASVCASRICMQISPAWTTQLELLTCYSWEHLAQCIEMMLIYYENDIKEASNIKKEVTIQHQQQEVMENLRHEATTQVLFQQSSYHPLAQHSASLSHFQSPVQDLCSAYRDSLQPHRPSTLIAGSADSSMHPYAALQTNLQPSAQTLHVQMPIAVQVALGTEPSHCISMACGSSYFSGCHSYPAGCFDG; this is encoded by the exons ATGCGCCGTTACTTCATTGATCTCTTGACCGTCCTCAGCAACCGTTGCAGTCTCTGCCCTACAGCTCGGCATCTCGCTATCTACTTACTGGACCTCTTCATGGATCGCTATGATATCAGTGTCAAGCAACTGTATGTCACTTCATTTGCCTGTCTTCTCCTAGCAA gtaaatttgaagaaaaagaagataaagttCCAAAGTTGGAGCACTTAAATAACCTGGCATACATGTGCAATGTGAATGTGGTACTGAGCAAGAAAGACTTGCTTcaaatggaaatgctgcttctgGAAAACTTCAACTGGAACCTGTGCATACCAACAGCAGCGCACTACATTGACTACTACCTCTATGCATCTCTTGGTGAGAATGACCTTCACAACGGCTGGCCAATCACTTCACTAACCAAAGTCAAAGCTTTTATGGAAAAATATGCATATTATTTCCTTGATTTTTCAGTGCAAG ATCACAGTTTCCTTCATTTTCGTCCATCTCTGATTGCTGCGGCTTCTGTGTGTGCCTCACGCATCTGTATGCAGATTTCTCCTGCCTGGACAACACAGCTTGAATTGCTCACATGTTACTCCTGGGAGCACCTTGCCCAGTGCATTGAAATGATGCTCAT ATATTATGAGAATGACATCAAAGAAGCCAGTAATATAAAAAAGGAAGTAACAATCCAACATCAGCAGCAGGAAGTAATGGAAAACCTGAGACATGAAGCCACTACTCAAGTTCTATTTCAGCAATCCAGTTATCATCCTTTAGCCCAGCATTCAGCTAGTCTTTCCCACTTCCAGTCACCAGTACAGGATTTGTGCTCTGCTTATCGTGACTCCTTACAGCCACACAGACCCAGCACTCTGATTGCTGGGAGTGCTGACAGCTCAATGCATCCCTATGCTGCTCTTCAGACCAACCTGCAGCCATCTGCCCAGACTCTGCATGTCCAAATGCCTATTGCTGTGCAGGTGGCCTTAGGAACAGAGCCCAGTCACTGCATTTCCATGGCTTGTGGTAGTAGTTATTTCAGTGGTTGCCATTCGTATCCAGCTGGGTGTTTTGATGGATAA
- the CCNJL gene encoding cyclin-J-like protein isoform X1, which translates to MGRKRMEEQWWKGELAADIHQTLRTKERNLPLYKAHSPQIGMRRYFIDLLTVLSNRCSLCPTARHLAIYLLDLFMDRYDISVKQLYVTSFACLLLASKFEEKEDKVPKLEHLNNLAYMCNVNVVLSKKDLLQMEMLLLENFNWNLCIPTAAHYIDYYLYASLGENDLHNGWPITSLTKVKAFMEKYAYYFLDFSVQDHSFLHFRPSLIAAASVCASRICMQISPAWTTQLELLTCYSWEHLAQCIEMMLIYYENDIKEASNIKKEVTIQHQQQEVMENLRHEATTQVLFQQSSYHPLAQHSASLSHFQSPVQDLCSAYRDSLQPHRPSTLIAGSADSSMHPYAALQTNLQPSAQTLHVQMPIAVQVALGTEPSHCISMACGSSYFSGCHSYPAGCFDG; encoded by the exons atgggaagaaaaaggatggaGGAGCAGTGGTGGAAAGGGGAGCTGGCGGCAGACATCCATCAGACCCTGAGGACGAAG GAGCGTAACCTGCCTCTGTACAAGGCCCATTCACCACAGATTGGGATGCGCCGTTACTTCATTGATCTCTTGACCGTCCTCAGCAACCGTTGCAGTCTCTGCCCTACAGCTCGGCATCTCGCTATCTACTTACTGGACCTCTTCATGGATCGCTATGATATCAGTGTCAAGCAACTGTATGTCACTTCATTTGCCTGTCTTCTCCTAGCAA gtaaatttgaagaaaaagaagataaagttCCAAAGTTGGAGCACTTAAATAACCTGGCATACATGTGCAATGTGAATGTGGTACTGAGCAAGAAAGACTTGCTTcaaatggaaatgctgcttctgGAAAACTTCAACTGGAACCTGTGCATACCAACAGCAGCGCACTACATTGACTACTACCTCTATGCATCTCTTGGTGAGAATGACCTTCACAACGGCTGGCCAATCACTTCACTAACCAAAGTCAAAGCTTTTATGGAAAAATATGCATATTATTTCCTTGATTTTTCAGTGCAAG ATCACAGTTTCCTTCATTTTCGTCCATCTCTGATTGCTGCGGCTTCTGTGTGTGCCTCACGCATCTGTATGCAGATTTCTCCTGCCTGGACAACACAGCTTGAATTGCTCACATGTTACTCCTGGGAGCACCTTGCCCAGTGCATTGAAATGATGCTCAT ATATTATGAGAATGACATCAAAGAAGCCAGTAATATAAAAAAGGAAGTAACAATCCAACATCAGCAGCAGGAAGTAATGGAAAACCTGAGACATGAAGCCACTACTCAAGTTCTATTTCAGCAATCCAGTTATCATCCTTTAGCCCAGCATTCAGCTAGTCTTTCCCACTTCCAGTCACCAGTACAGGATTTGTGCTCTGCTTATCGTGACTCCTTACAGCCACACAGACCCAGCACTCTGATTGCTGGGAGTGCTGACAGCTCAATGCATCCCTATGCTGCTCTTCAGACCAACCTGCAGCCATCTGCCCAGACTCTGCATGTCCAAATGCCTATTGCTGTGCAGGTGGCCTTAGGAACAGAGCCCAGTCACTGCATTTCCATGGCTTGTGGTAGTAGTTATTTCAGTGGTTGCCATTCGTATCCAGCTGGGTGTTTTGATGGATAA